TTTCGTACACATTTGGACCAATTTTCGACAACTCATGTTTTCGAAAACGGGCCCTGCACAATGTAGAAAAGGCTGCAGGTTTGAGAGGGCGGCCTAGGAGCCGGGTAacctccaatgccaaagttagaAAATATTCTTGGAAGGCagcaaataaattaaagagtCTAGGAATCAAAAAGATATTCTCGTACATGAGATCTGCTATTTATACTACATACATGAGGAATAGATAATGCCTGCTACCATGATGTCCGCATCCCCTGTACTGTTCCTTGTGTCAATCTTTAAATGTGGCGTGACTCTGCGGCGACGTCATTAATGTGACGTGTTGTCCGGATAGTGGAGTTATTAATGCAGCGTGGTTATCCGACCTCCTTCTCACAGTCTATCTCCCTTATGGCCAGTTGATCCCCTTTCTATCAGTAAATCAAGAGCTCCCCATATATCATGCATGTTGCAAGTGGGCACTCGAGGACTAGGCACTACTTGAGAGGGCCTCAGATCTATGAGTCTCATCATTTACAATACCATCTCTCCTGCAGGTTATGTACAGAGGATCTTTCCCATGGATTGAGTTAGGGACTTGTTATTCCGGATCGAGCTTTTGATCTTGCTTCCTTTCATTACGGGCCTCTTGGGCCTTGTGGGGAAATCCCTTACAATAAGTATCTatgattttcaattattttccgCTCTAGATTTccattaatttacaattaacttTATTTCATACAATAAATGGTTGTTCAAAGAGTTGTGTATTTATCAATATCTAATTCCTAATAAGATGTGTCCCACCTATTTGTTTGAAGGACATATACAAGCTTTATCACTTGCTCAATGTTCTGAATGCAAGTCTAAAATCTTtgattttaaacatattaaacATATACAAGACCAAGTCAAATTGAACATATTTGAACCTTTAAAAGTAGTAAAGTGATCATTCAGTAATTCTAACACCACCAACATCATGCTTTTCAACGGGCgtagtttatttttcatcatGATAATTGGTCGAAGGATTGTCACATGACCAACGAAACAAGTAATTAGAAGATGAAAGGTCTAAACTTTCATAGTTTCAATATAAGTTTTGGATATAAAATAGATTacctttttcattatttaaattggaTATGGGTAGGGATGGGCTCTCCACCCTCTCTTGTTTTGCGCTAAGCTGAACTGATGTGGGTATAGTTTGAGAATTGGTCTATATACAGTCCTCATTTGCTCACGCAAgtccatataattatatttaaaaataatttaaaattataataatatcttttttaaaatgatattttttctcattctaaTTCCATTCATCACTGAGATTATGCATGCAATTCTCTACTCAAAACTCTACTcaagactgcaaataaaatttctcataatttgaTGTTTCATTTACCACTCAACTGACATCAGTTTTTGGACTTTCATTAATTGAAATGCCCATTAATCTGATTTTTTGAGAATCATTCTTGGTTGTCTAACAAGATCACTGGCAATGGTACCTGAAATAGGAATAAAGTTGGATCATCCTTCGTGTATTTTGTTTGTTGCCCTTTCTCTGTGCTTTCTTTTGCAGCTTTTTAACATGTACCGGAATCCATTACTTTTGGGCTTAGGCCACCAATAAAAGAAGTGTAACTGCTCTGAAGATTTCTTTCTATATAATTAACAGGAATAACAATTTAGCATGGATTATTGAGAGAGGGTAAACAAATAAATCTAACAATCACTCAAAGACCAGAAAAGACTATCCACCTCAAAAATCCCGAGTGGATCTATCCAGACTTGAACACTTAATTCTTTCCATTTTACAAGTGTCAAACCCACCTCAGTGGGAATAAATATTCTGCTTGATAACTCATCTCCAAGGAGTATCTGGAATCTAATCCTTTGATGGGGGCAATTTTCTCAGGAATACCTGCAGGCCAACCAAAATCCACCAAAAGAAGTCAGGATTGGAAGTAGCACTAAAAACAGTTCTGGGTTTTGACACACGGTTGTTTATTTAGATAAATTCCTTTTAGGTTTCATTAGGGGAAAATAAAgaacagaaagaaaataaatgaaatgaattctcCACAACCCTCAATCCGTATATACTAGAAGTATAACTCACAGAGAGGTCAAACAACCATGGTGCATAATGAAAATATGAAACTACATCCCACAATCAAACAAGAATCTGATCTATCTTTAGGTTGTTTGGATTTCCAAGGCACCCATTTATGCTTGACAACAATACAGGTTAATCCCACCGAGGGGATATGTACTTTGAAGGGATGATTGAGTTTGATGCCAAGCATGTCAACTAACTTTCTTTATCACCGTTGAATCCATTGTGTGTGTGCCTAGAAACAAATGttttcttccaaggaaaacTCATATCACTCCCAGAAAGAAAGACTACTTCTGTTTTGAGAGCGAGATATCAAGAAAACTAGTAACCAAAGCATGGCCATATAGGGACTCAGATGAGAGTTATTGATCTAGGGCTCAAGATATTTTTCCTGAATGGGTCACATGGATATTGCTCTTCAACGTTAAACTTAGACACATCAAAAGAGGGGGCCACCATGACAAGTGACAAgtagtttgtaaattttaatgTGGCATCTAACTCCACAAGCACTAAATAACTGGGTGATAATGGAACAAACTAATGCAAACAAGACAGGTACGTGCATTTCAGCTATCACTTCTAAGTATTGTAAATTCTTAAAGTTAACTTCAGTTTGCATACAGATATCATTTAACTCTCTTGGTCAAGAACATAATCAATGATGTGGAAAAAGTTTCGTCAAATCAATTGGAATTGGCTGAGTCGCAGAGATCATCAATATGTATATAATGCCACAACCAAATTCCCCACTAACCGCTTCCAACAAGGGTTCTTAAGCCTTTGTTAGTCAAACGTTATGCTCCACCTGTTTGTAAATTCAAGTTGAACATTGATGGggtttcaaaagaaaatcctGGCATAGCTAGTTGTGGGGGCGTGATTATTTATGGTTTTTCTTGCCATCTGGGTCATGGGACAACCATATTTACCGAACTTTCTGCTTGGAAatatggttttattattctatcaGCCGCAAATCTTAGAATCAGTAGTGGAGATAGATTCTATACTTGTTGTGAATTGGTTTTACAAAAAACAAGAGCTTCCTTGGAAGCATTTTGAAATGTGGACTGATATACTCAGCAtccattctttttttcattttgaattaattcataCTTACAGAAAAGGGAATAACTTGGTTGATGCTTACACAATTTACTACTGGTATAGATGCTTATTTTCACTCACTTTATGACCACCCACCAACAAATGCTGGATCCAAGTTTCCAACAAACTTATATTCAGCACAAAACACAATACCAACTAGTGTTAAATGCATATTAAACTCCACCTGGGAAAATAAATTCATGTTCAGTAAAGCACTATGAAATTCTGCAAATACATACAAAACGGAAGAGGTTCTTTACTTTACCTCAAATTTCACTTTCATTTTGACACAGGCTTCTGCAAAAGCGCGGTCAAGTAAACCTCCGCGTTCTTCGAATTGGCCTTATTCCCTGTTGCCCACTTCACCTTCTTGTACCCCAATTTCCCAATCAACGGCACATAAAGCTTGTCAAGATCCACCCCTTTGCTAAAGAAATGATCCAACAACAGGTAACCTCCACCTCTCAACACTCTATCAACGTCGTAAAGCAAGAACTCCATCGCCGTCAACGGTATCCATCTATTCACGGCGTGGCCGCAACGCACCAGATCCACCACCCCGTCGAACACCGGGAACCTCTGCTGCAGTGGCACGTGTAGCGGCACCAGCCCCCTCAGCGCCACGACCTCGTTGTACGGCGCACCGAGATTCATCGTCGTCGTCACGATGGTCACATTGTAAAGCTTCATTCTCGCAGCGAAAGTCCCGGTACCGCCACCGACATCGATGCCGAGACGGAGCACAGAGTTTGCTGCCTTGGCAATATGCAACAGTTGTAGGACCGGGAGGTCAAGTTCGTCGTTGTAGCTCATGAATCGAGTGGCTTCCCCAGAGAGGTTGAAACCCAGTTTCGGATTGGAGCGCACGAGGCAGCTGAAGCTTTTGCAATTGTACTTATGCCATATAACGTTTTGGTCCGGCAGCGAAGGAGCAAACGAGTTGTGGGAAAGAGACGACGAgggttttggtggggttttgGAGAAGCACCGACGGCGAGGGAGTGGGTGGCAGCCATGCAGGATGAGTGATTCCGCGAGCTCGTCGGAATCTGGAGGGCAGGGAGAGAATGGTGTGTAGTCCATATATCGATGGAGGAGGTCAGGGTGGTTGTGGCAAGATGTGGCGATGGGCGAGAGTTGGGAGTGGAGGAGGAGATCCGGTGGGGAAGTGGTGGTGGAGACGGCGGCTTTAGTGGAGGAATCTGCGGCGGAGGGTGGGAGGCGCGTGAGGTGGTTGATGGTGGCGCGTATGGTGTTGAGCTGGTGGAGAAGGTGGTCAGGGACAGGTACTGGAGCGGGGGGCTTCTTGGTAGTTTGAATCGTGGAGGAGAGATGGTAGAGGGAGAGGATATTGGTGGCCACCATGGTCAGGAGAAGCAGCATGTTTAGACCCATGGTGAAACCCATCTTCGGCTTTGCCTTGGGCTCTGCACTAATGCCTGGCTTTCGCTGTCTATCCATATTAATATGTACTTAAGATTGTTCCTGCATCTAGTTTCGACACTCTGTCTGACTAATCAGTGCAGCAAGTTTTTGCTCTGCAGATTTGGAGTTCTGATACTATGTGGCAGGACTTTTGGTGTCATGTCTTGTTTTTCTCTTATGGCCGTTGGATTGTATCGCTGTGGGGGCCTGGGAATCTATCCGCTCACTAGGTTTGATGCAAACCTGGTAGATTTTCTTGGGATGCAGCAGGAAGAAAGTCAAAGTCGGATGAATGGATCGGCTATTAGGACTCTCTTGGTCTTGGTTCTACTTACTTCTGTGCAGACAAAGcataaaatttagtttaatttaataGATGCAAAAGAAAAGGGGGAAATACAACTGGAGGAGCAGAGGTACGTACGTGAAATAGGGACGAAGTTGTTGTTTGTTTAAGCGGTTCGTCGGGATATGGACATTTCATTGTTTAGAATATTGGTTAAGAAATACCATGTTTCTTCCTAGGTGTTTTTGTCTTCACCGGAAGGGGCTCACGGGAGCTCGTCTTCACCTTCAATCATTATCTACCATTGGAACAATGGAATCTATCATCTTATACAGTACTataataagagaaatgcttgaataataaagaatatctatcaaaataaattatataaaattacgtcaatttataagattattttatgattataatacTTTTCATATATAAAGACTTCCACTCTCAATCTTTAATtctctaataaaatttatattttgtcgAGGGTGGATATGATCcaaatagtaatattatatacaagttataaatagataaatttcatacaaatcttttaaaaaaataaattttgttcataaaaaataactttttataattttttacaatacaatttatttttttaaaaaaaaattacacaaaatttatctatttaaaatttcagTGTCCTAATGCTTCGTCACATGAGCAACACTGTATACATTGGGAAATTTCAGTGTCCTAATGCTTCGTCACATGAGCAACACTGTATAATTGGGAAAAGCTTTCATCGAGTCATATCACCGCACCCTACATCATACCATTATTTAACGATAGCTCGATCTCCCACTTCAAATCAAGTATGGTTAGAAAGCTTCCAATATTttcttagtttatatttttataatcccAACTCGATCAACCTTTTCCAGAAATGCAAGATTAAGACTGTGTTTGGAtcgtaaaatattttcaactcatctcaacttatcattataattttttcaaattctaacataaaatataataaataattcaactttttcaaatcttaaaataataataatattaaaaaataatattctaacaatattttatcatctcaactcagctcaattcaactcacttcaacattcaaattcACCTTAAACAATAGCAAATTCCATAATCCTAAACCACCCGCAAAGATAAGGCTGTGAAAACTCACACATGTGCCTAAGTTACCCAGAgaaatttgaactcttcatTACTTTCGAGTTAGTTAGCCatcattcaatttttaaaatcactCCACCTCTTTTTTTATTGGCCACTACTGAAGTGGCCCCAAAGTcaagccaagatacttcatcAAGTAACTATGATATTTTGTGACCTGAAATCTCAGCCAAACTATCGATACTGTTACCACATTATGTTACCATTAATTCATCATATTGTCAAATTATCACACCCCATTGCCATCAACAGAATGTTAGCCACTAGATATTGCCAAATTAACCTTCAACACAGTATAAGATAAAGCTAGTTTGGTGTGTaaattgaaaagtgaaaaatatgtaataatgtATGAGAAAACTTATGGTCCATGAATTTTAATATAAGGGTAATGTTACGTACAAGCTCCAAATAAACAAGTTTCATGCAaattctttgtaaaaaagtggatcccactaataaagaataatttttttagaaatattcattgCCTCTTCAGAAGTCCCGAATCCTCTCCCCCTTCCCCCTCCCGCCTCCCTTTGAAATAAATCCCCCATACCTTGGAAACCCTAATCCTTCCCCCTTCCCCTATTGAGGCCCTGAATCCCTTCCCCAAAATGCAGGATTCCCTTTGAAACCCATTATTGATTCACGAAACCCATTCTACCAACACGACCGACTGAGCTTCAAAACCCATTCTTGATTCACGATCAATTAAGCTTGAAACCCTTtgcaattcattttttaaacccATTCTTGATTCATCGTGTTTATGAAAACCTTC
This genomic interval from Juglans regia cultivar Chandler chromosome 3, Walnut 2.0, whole genome shotgun sequence contains the following:
- the LOC109006920 gene encoding uncharacterized protein LOC109006920 — encoded protein: MDRQRKPGISAEPKAKPKMGFTMGLNMLLLLTMVATNILSLYHLSSTIQTTKKPPAPVPVPDHLLHQLNTIRATINHLTRLPPSAADSSTKAAVSTTTSPPDLLLHSQLSPIATSCHNHPDLLHRYMDYTPFSPCPPDSDELAESLILHGCHPLPRRRCFSKTPPKPSSSLSHNSFAPSLPDQNVIWHKYNCKSFSCLVRSNPKLGFNLSGEATRFMSYNDELDLPVLQLLHIAKAANSVLRLGIDVGGGTGTFAARMKLYNVTIVTTTMNLGAPYNEVVALRGLVPLHVPLQQRFPVFDGVVDLVRCGHAVNRWIPLTAMEFLLYDVDRVLRGGGYLLLDHFFSKGVDLDKLYVPLIGKLGYKKVKWATGNKANSKNAEVYLTALLQKPVSK